One window of Streptococcus suis genomic DNA carries:
- a CDS encoding putative holin-like toxin: MSTAEALQVMLEFGGFTINLLTLVIALNLLTDKKK, translated from the coding sequence TTGTCCACAGCAGAGGCTTTGCAAGTGATGCTAGAGTTTGGCGGTTTTACCATCAACCTATTAACACTTGTCATAGCGCTAAACCTGCTTACAGATAAAAAGAAATAA
- the holA gene encoding DNA polymerase III subunit delta, translating into MTVIEQIETVKKDKLGLLTVLCGEDVGQYQIAKDRLLQQLEFDPADLTYAYFDMSEADYSQVDLDLVSLPFFSDEKVVILDYFADITSDKKRYLTDDELKLFEGYLENPVETTRLVILAPGKLDSKRRLVKILKRDGLILEANPLKENDLKAHFQKEIGRLGLNLDAQTYHYLLVKSNFEFAEVSKNLVFLQSYKGQEQISQEDIDAAIPKTLQDNIFDLTQLVLQSKMDEARSLVRDLRLQGEDEIKLIAIMLTQFRTYLQVQIMQEQGRSEQQMVAELSEISGRKVNPYQIKFALRDSRHLSVGFLKKVVRLLIETDYQIKTGVMDKDYLFDLALLKIATS; encoded by the coding sequence ATGACAGTTATTGAACAGATTGAAACAGTAAAAAAAGATAAATTGGGCTTACTGACGGTGCTCTGCGGTGAGGACGTGGGTCAATACCAGATAGCCAAGGACCGCCTGCTGCAACAGTTGGAGTTTGACCCGGCGGACTTGACCTATGCTTATTTTGATATGTCTGAGGCGGATTACAGCCAGGTGGATTTAGATTTGGTGTCCCTACCCTTTTTCTCGGATGAGAAAGTGGTCATTTTGGATTATTTTGCGGATATTACGTCTGATAAAAAGCGCTATTTGACGGATGATGAGCTCAAGCTTTTTGAGGGGTATTTGGAAAATCCGGTTGAGACGACGCGTTTGGTCATCCTAGCCCCTGGTAAGCTAGATAGCAAGCGCCGTTTGGTGAAAATTCTCAAACGAGATGGACTGATTCTGGAGGCCAATCCTCTCAAGGAAAATGATTTGAAGGCTCATTTTCAGAAAGAAATTGGTCGCCTGGGGCTCAATCTAGATGCCCAGACCTATCACTATCTCTTGGTCAAATCCAATTTTGAATTTGCTGAAGTCAGTAAAAATCTAGTCTTTCTCCAATCCTATAAGGGGCAGGAGCAGATTTCACAGGAGGACATTGATGCGGCTATTCCTAAGACCCTGCAGGATAATATTTTCGACCTGACCCAGCTGGTCCTCCAGTCTAAGATGGATGAGGCAAGGAGCCTGGTGCGGGACTTACGCCTGCAAGGGGAGGATGAGATTAAACTGATTGCGATTATGCTGACCCAGTTTCGAACCTATCTGCAGGTGCAAATCATGCAGGAGCAGGGGCGGAGTGAGCAGCAGATGGTGGCGGAATTGTCTGAGATTTCGGGGCGCAAGGTCAATCCTTATCAGATTAAGTTTGCCCTGCGTGACTCAAGGCATCTGTCGGTAGGCTTTCTCAAGAAGGTGGTGCGCTTGCTGATTGAGACGGATTACCAAATAAAGACTGGAGTCATGGACAAGGATTACCTGTTTGACTTGGCCCTGCTTAAAATCGCTACGAGTTGA
- a CDS encoding serine hydrolase — protein sequence MKEVISLVLLVCWCFTPLQSVLAAESIVDIAKAAGYPASEETAPKSSIVINADNGQILWDDNGDLVRDPASTSKVMVVYLTLEAISQGKITLDTEVVATEQDQAIAQIYALSNNNILAGVSYKVRELLTMTLVPSSNVATLMLAHLIFEGDDAGFLTLMNDTAQALGMKNTVFYNATGAITEAYEGLYAPEGVDQSLANESTAKDLAILGYHMIKRHPEVLEFTNATKVTVKEGTPNEESFEAYNHSLPGDPMGIEGVDGLKTGSSPSAGYNSIVTAKRGDTRLITVVLGASEWGDPEGEFVRHYYVNGLLEKSFADYKQATVLEPGKHTVNGEEIRIEQPLTGLVKEGEEPSLTIENNKVLLANSIDSSKGVDIVEEKPVVDTVLETTNSLISSPLMPYILLGLGIFFGLLVLLFIISRIKKKRRRVRAGGRRGSR from the coding sequence ATGAAAGAGGTTATTAGTTTAGTATTGTTGGTTTGTTGGTGCTTCACCCCCCTACAGTCTGTTTTGGCTGCAGAGTCAATTGTAGACATTGCCAAGGCGGCAGGTTATCCAGCTAGTGAAGAGACTGCGCCAAAGAGCTCTATTGTTATCAATGCAGACAATGGTCAGATTTTATGGGACGACAATGGAGATTTAGTGCGCGATCCAGCAAGCACGAGCAAGGTAATGGTGGTGTATTTGACTCTAGAAGCCATTAGTCAGGGAAAAATTACCCTAGACACAGAAGTGGTTGCGACAGAGCAAGACCAGGCTATTGCCCAAATCTATGCCTTGAGTAATAATAATATCCTTGCAGGTGTTAGTTACAAAGTCAGAGAGTTGCTGACTATGACCCTGGTTCCCTCGTCCAATGTGGCGACACTGATGTTGGCACATTTGATTTTTGAAGGGGATGACGCTGGATTCCTTACATTGATGAATGATACGGCCCAGGCTCTGGGAATGAAGAATACGGTATTTTACAACGCGACGGGGGCTATTACAGAGGCCTATGAAGGTTTATATGCTCCGGAGGGAGTTGATCAAAGCCTGGCCAATGAATCAACCGCTAAGGATTTGGCTATTCTTGGCTATCATATGATTAAACGCCACCCAGAGGTTCTGGAATTCACAAATGCGACCAAGGTGACAGTCAAAGAAGGTACTCCGAATGAGGAATCGTTTGAGGCCTATAACCACTCTCTGCCTGGTGATCCTATGGGAATTGAAGGGGTAGACGGTCTGAAAACGGGCTCTAGCCCAAGTGCTGGTTACAATTCGATTGTCACTGCTAAACGGGGTGATACCCGCCTGATTACGGTAGTTCTAGGAGCGAGCGAGTGGGGCGATCCAGAGGGTGAATTTGTTCGACATTATTATGTCAATGGCCTCTTGGAAAAAAGCTTTGCAGACTACAAACAAGCAACGGTTCTTGAACCTGGGAAACACACTGTAAATGGTGAGGAAATCCGTATTGAACAGCCCTTGACCGGTTTGGTTAAGGAGGGGGAAGAGCCAAGTCTGACTATTGAAAACAATAAGGTCTTGCTTGCAAATTCTATTGATTCAAGTAAGGGAGTAGACATTGTCGAAGAAAAACCTGTGGTAGATACGGTTCTTGAAACGACTAATTCCCTCATTTCCTCTCCGCTAATGCCTTATATCCTCTTGGGACTGGGAATTTTCTTTGGTCTGTTGGTGCTCCTTTTTATCATTTCACGCATCAAGAAAAAACGCCGGAGGGTGCGTGCTGGTGGCCGACGAGGGTCTAGATAG
- a CDS encoding SH3 domain-containing protein yields the protein MNKRWYTKQENRFSIRKYSVGAASVLLATLSFMSSQIAAADEIQSTPPSEENPVLVSPPIVTREVVETISETTSASVATSSVGTQTEAAVTEVPTVQVPVLPKQGTYTFTEKTGIKNEPAIASQDQFYYDKGQKVIYDKVMTADDYKWISYVSFSGTRRYAPINKLTKTEPTTTLVTDKPVETPATNQTQTAETSLKLAPQGSYTFTERVGVKREAKMTSPDVAFYDKGMKVNYDKIITADNHQWLSYISFGGGRSYIPVAKVAPVTTPTVHKPAETATPVSELPKAGTYRFTQDMPIRNQPKMSSPAEYFYQKGEKVNYDSTLVADDHNWISYVSYNGTRRYIAISKVATPVTPVVQTPPTTQTETAEAFLKLAPQGSYTFTERAGVKREAKLSSPDVAFYDKGMKVNYDKIITADNHQWLSYISFSGGRYYIPVAKVAPVTTPTVHKPVESPKPDKPTVTPGTSQTKTAEASLKLDPQGTYTFTERAGVKREAKLSSPDVAFYNKGMKVNYDKVITADNHQWLSYISFSGGRSYIPVAKIASVIPPTVHQPVESPKPDKPTVTPATTQTETAEASLKLAPQGSYTFTERVGIKREAKMTSPDVAFYDKGMKVNYDKVITADNHQWLSYISFSGGRSYIPVAKIASVTTPTVHKPVESPKPDKPAVTPATTQTETAEASLKLAPQGTYTFTERVGVKREAKMTSPDVAFYDKGMKVNYDKVITADNHQWLSYISFSGGRSYIPVAKLTDKADKPAVSNLSTETQANQAKLTFNGQYYSVDGKYGPVIIVNKQHGLASTYNPGENPTARNAYQNLRNDMIRQGFNVGKAYSGFRSYETQQSLYLNYVQRDGQAAADRYSARPGHSEHQTGLAFDLTDASGALLTNSRAEQWLKDNAHKYGFVVRYLPGKEAVTGYMSEPWHLRYVGKEAKDIYQSGLTLEEYYGIPGGDYQKKQTVQANQANSGTTNVAAQPLPAKGTYRFTKGAVVRNAAKSTSPALYTFAAGESINYDRVVKEDGKTWLSYIAYSGNRRYVQIA from the coding sequence ATGAATAAACGTTGGTACACTAAGCAAGAGAATCGTTTCTCCATTCGCAAATATTCTGTTGGTGCAGCTTCTGTCTTGCTTGCAACCCTTTCTTTTATGTCTAGCCAAATTGCAGCTGCTGATGAGATTCAGTCAACGCCGCCTAGTGAAGAAAATCCAGTTCTTGTTAGTCCTCCGATTGTGACTAGAGAGGTAGTTGAAACTATTTCGGAGACTACAAGTGCCAGCGTGGCTACAAGCAGCGTAGGGACACAGACGGAGGCTGCTGTGACTGAAGTTCCGACTGTTCAAGTACCAGTGCTTCCTAAGCAAGGGACTTATACATTTACTGAAAAGACTGGAATCAAAAATGAACCTGCCATCGCTAGCCAGGATCAATTTTATTACGATAAGGGGCAAAAAGTCATCTATGATAAGGTTATGACAGCGGATGACTATAAGTGGATTTCCTATGTTTCCTTCAGTGGTACTCGTCGCTACGCCCCTATCAATAAGCTAACAAAAACAGAACCAACGACTACATTAGTTACTGATAAGCCTGTGGAAACTCCGGCAACCAACCAAACTCAAACCGCAGAGACTTCCCTCAAATTAGCTCCTCAAGGTAGCTACACCTTTACCGAGCGTGTAGGTGTCAAACGCGAAGCCAAAATGACCAGTCCAGATGTTGCTTTTTATGATAAGGGCATGAAGGTCAATTATGACAAGATTATCACCGCCGACAATCATCAGTGGTTGAGCTACATTTCCTTCGGTGGCGGCCGTTCTTATATTCCAGTGGCTAAGGTTGCACCTGTAACCACTCCAACCGTTCACAAACCTGCTGAAACTGCCACACCTGTATCAGAACTCCCTAAAGCTGGTACTTATCGTTTTACTCAAGATATGCCTATCCGCAATCAGCCTAAAATGAGTAGCCCAGCGGAATATTTTTATCAAAAAGGTGAGAAAGTCAATTACGATTCAACACTGGTAGCGGATGACCATAATTGGATTTCTTATGTTTCTTACAATGGAACTCGTCGTTACATTGCCATTTCAAAAGTCGCTACACCAGTCACTCCGGTGGTTCAAACTCCACCAACAACCCAAACTGAAACCGCAGAAGCGTTTCTCAAACTGGCTCCACAAGGTAGTTACACCTTTACCGAGCGTGCGGGTGTTAAACGTGAAGCCAAATTGTCTAGCCCAGATGTAGCTTTTTATGATAAGGGTATGAAGGTCAATTATGACAAGATTATCACCGCCGATAATCATCAGTGGTTGAGCTACATTTCCTTCAGCGGCGGTCGTTATTATATTCCAGTGGCTAAGGTTGCACCTGTAACCACTCCAACCGTTCACAAACCTGTTGAAAGTCCAAAACCAGACAAACCAACTGTCACTCCAGGAACATCCCAAACTAAAACCGCAGAAGCGTCTCTCAAGCTAGATCCGCAAGGGACCTACACCTTTACCGAGCGTGCGGGTGTTAAACGAGAAGCCAAATTGTCTAGCCCAGATGTAGCCTTCTATAATAAGGGTATGAAAGTTAACTACGATAAAGTTATCACAGCCGATAATCATCAGTGGTTGAGCTACATTTCCTTCAGCGGCGGTCGTTCTTATATTCCAGTGGCTAAAATAGCGTCTGTAATCCCTCCAACCGTTCACCAACCTGTTGAAAGTCCAAAACCAGACAAACCAACTGTCACCCCAGCAACAACCCAAACTGAAACCGCAGAAGCGTCTCTCAAATTAGCTCCTCAAGGTAGCTACACCTTTACCGAGCGTGTAGGTATCAAACGTGAAGCCAAAATGACCAGTCCAGATGTTGCCTTTTACGACAAGGGCATGAAGGTTAACTATGACAAGGTTATCACCGCTGACAATCATCAGTGGTTGAGCTACATTTCCTTCAGCGGCGGCCGTTCTTATATTCCAGTGGCTAAAATAGCGTCTGTAACCACTCCAACCGTTCACAAACCTGTTGAAAGTCCAAAACCAGACAAACCGGCTGTCACCCCAGCAACAACCCAAACTGAAACCGCAGAAGCGTCTCTCAAGCTAGCTCCGCAAGGCACCTACACCTTTACTGAGCGTGTTGGAGTAAAACGCGAAGCCAAAATGACCAGTCCAGATGTTGCCTTTTACGACAAGGGCATGAAGGTCAACTATGACAAGGTTATCACAGCCGATAATCATCAGTGGTTGAGCTACATTTCCTTCAGCGGCGGTCGTTCTTATATCCCAGTGGCTAAGCTGACTGATAAGGCTGACAAACCAGCAGTTTCAAATCTTTCGACTGAGACACAGGCAAATCAAGCCAAGCTTACCTTCAACGGTCAATACTACAGCGTTGATGGCAAGTACGGTCCAGTTATCATTGTCAATAAACAGCATGGGCTGGCTTCCACCTATAACCCAGGTGAGAATCCGACTGCTCGTAACGCTTATCAGAACTTACGCAATGACATGATTCGCCAAGGATTCAACGTTGGCAAGGCCTACAGTGGCTTCCGTAGCTATGAGACCCAGCAGTCTCTCTATCTGAACTATGTTCAACGTGATGGGCAGGCTGCGGCAGATCGTTACTCAGCTCGCCCAGGTCACAGTGAGCACCAGACTGGCTTAGCCTTTGACCTGACTGATGCTTCAGGCGCTTTATTGACAAATAGCAGAGCAGAGCAGTGGCTCAAGGACAATGCCCACAAGTATGGCTTCGTTGTTCGCTACCTACCAGGAAAAGAAGCAGTGACAGGCTACATGTCTGAGCCATGGCATCTCCGTTACGTTGGTAAGGAAGCCAAGGATATTTACCAATCTGGTCTGACTCTTGAGGAATATTACGGTATTCCAGGGGGAGATTATCAGAAGAAACAAACTGTCCAAGCTAATCAAGCTAACAGTGGTACTACAAATGTCGCTGCTCAGCCATTGCCAGCAAAAGGAACCTACCGTTTTACCAAGGGAGCAGTTGTCCGAAACGCAGCAAAATCTACGAGCCCAGCTCTTTACACCTTCGCAGCCGGTGAAAGCATCAATTACGACCGTGTGGTGAAAGAAGACGGTAAAACCTGGTTATCCTATATTGCCTATAGTGGAAATCGTCGCTATGTTCAAATTGCTTAA
- a CDS encoding PH domain-containing protein, producing MGLFSGLMGNASQMNNDKVEQELADILLDAEQVEMAFSLVRDLIVFTEYRLILVDKQGMSGKKVSYKSIPYRSISRFTVETSGHFDLDAELKIWISSAAEPAETLQFKSDKSVIAIQKALATAVLGK from the coding sequence ATGGGTTTGTTTTCAGGTTTGATGGGCAATGCCTCACAGATGAATAATGATAAGGTAGAGCAAGAGTTGGCAGATATCCTTTTGGATGCGGAACAGGTAGAAATGGCCTTTAGTTTGGTTCGCGACCTAATTGTCTTTACCGAGTATCGCTTGATTCTGGTGGACAAACAAGGAATGTCAGGTAAGAAGGTTTCCTACAAGTCTATTCCCTATCGTTCGATTTCACGATTTACGGTTGAAACCTCCGGTCATTTTGACCTGGATGCGGAGTTGAAAATATGGATTTCTTCAGCAGCAGAGCCAGCAGAGACTCTGCAATTTAAGAGCGACAAGTCCGTCATTGCTATTCAAAAGGCCTTGGCGACTGCTGTTTTAGGTAAATAG
- the addA gene encoding helicase-exonuclease AddAB subunit AddA, which translates to MSFQAFLTEEEIKEIQAQELASEKDQKRTPEQIEAIYSHGQNILVSASAGSGKTFVMVERILDKLKRGVHIDQLFISTFTVKAAGELKERIEKRLNTEIKETVDEDIRRHLTAQLAELGNADIGTMDSFTQKLVTTYGYELGVTPNFRIMTDKNEQDLLKNEVFGDLFADYLSGKDGKSFEQLVRNFSGNRKDNKNFRELVYQIYDFSQATSAPDKWLRQNLLKGYQVYKDWESLPSSSLTGLLAAMFQAADDLQDLTDLPDYKQKTAKGEDTAAYKKHQLIFQSLREWAQEFDRHMEAGRLPELTGKLVDILPSSSDVTVAGVKYPVFKQLKSHLQNLQFLETIFAYQPQVLPLMRILQEFVCDFSYQYLQAKMQENAFEFSDISHLAIGILESNTQIRQHFQEKYHEVMVDEYQDNNHTQERMLDLLSNGHNRFMVGDIKQSIYRFRQADPQIFQDKFELYQANPEAGKLILLKENFRSRVEVIDATNAIFTRLMDKEVGQIKYDETHSLVAGSEEQGKQELILPNNEMEYLIYNTDISDEEQEEQSLTAGEVELVAKEIIRLHKQEGVAFSKITLLVPSRTRNDAILTSFEKHGIPLVADGGMASYLKSLEVMVMLDTLRTINQPLNDYALVALLKSPMFAFDEDQLARLALQSETGFFYDKIQLALSGQSENADLIEQDLLEKVQKFDVVLSDWRKFAKLHSIHDLIWKIFNDRFYYDYVGALPNGQKRQANLYALGLRANQFEKTGFKGLSRFISMIDKVLASDNDLAEVEVAVPKDAVQLMTVHKSKGLEFQYVFLMNMDKKFNAMESRAPYILSRENGLGIQFIADMKDQFDTPLPHVRVQMDTLPYQINGQELKIANLSEQMRLLYVAMTRAEKKLYLVGKGSQEKLATRYDGKRQDGVLARASRESMTSFQDWVLAIEAAFPDQDLHFKKRFIQDTDLEFTDEDKLEMPDKQTNPGGKDQRQSKAISDTIKQLKGVEELNQRYKPAIDLPTLRTPSQIKKLYEPVLSDEALDVIEPRQTEHSFSLPNFTKHKQVTGADIGSAIHELMQAIDLSWLVTEDTVKEALARVQADQAVKDRIDTQKILDFFDTDLGREILSNTDKLHREAPFASIQKDATSKEEFVLRGIIDGYILYEDHIVLFDYKTDKYKHPEQLRERYQQQMALYAASLRQAYAIDRVDSYLILLGGNQIEVLSL; encoded by the coding sequence GTGAGCTTTCAAGCATTTTTAACCGAAGAAGAAATCAAAGAGATTCAGGCCCAGGAATTGGCTTCCGAAAAAGACCAGAAGCGAACTCCAGAGCAGATTGAGGCCATTTACAGCCATGGGCAGAATATTTTGGTGTCTGCATCAGCGGGCTCAGGAAAAACCTTTGTCATGGTCGAGCGGATTTTGGACAAGCTCAAACGGGGTGTCCATATCGACCAGCTCTTTATCTCCACCTTCACGGTCAAGGCGGCCGGTGAATTGAAGGAGCGGATTGAGAAAAGGCTCAACACGGAAATCAAAGAGACGGTGGATGAGGACATCCGCAGGCATTTGACGGCTCAATTGGCTGAATTGGGCAATGCGGATATCGGAACCATGGACTCTTTTACCCAGAAATTGGTCACGACCTATGGCTATGAGCTGGGCGTGACGCCCAATTTTCGTATCATGACAGATAAGAATGAGCAGGATTTGCTGAAAAATGAAGTGTTCGGTGATCTCTTTGCAGATTATCTGTCTGGAAAAGATGGCAAGTCGTTTGAGCAATTGGTTCGGAATTTCTCCGGCAACCGCAAGGATAATAAGAATTTTCGGGAATTGGTCTACCAGATCTATGACTTTAGCCAAGCAACTAGCGCACCAGACAAGTGGCTGCGACAAAATTTGCTCAAGGGCTATCAAGTTTATAAGGACTGGGAGAGCCTGCCTAGCTCTAGCCTAACAGGTTTGCTAGCAGCCATGTTTCAGGCCGCTGATGACTTGCAGGACTTGACTGATTTGCCGGATTACAAGCAAAAAACAGCCAAGGGAGAGGATACGGCGGCCTACAAGAAGCACCAATTGATTTTCCAAAGTCTGCGCGAATGGGCCCAGGAATTTGATAGGCATATGGAAGCGGGCCGCCTGCCGGAATTGACTGGCAAATTAGTGGACATCCTCCCTTCGTCCAGCGATGTCACAGTGGCTGGGGTCAAGTACCCTGTCTTTAAGCAGCTCAAATCCCACTTGCAGAATCTCCAGTTTTTAGAGACCATTTTTGCCTACCAGCCCCAGGTCTTGCCACTTATGAGGATTTTGCAGGAATTTGTTTGCGATTTCTCTTATCAATATTTGCAGGCCAAGATGCAGGAAAATGCTTTTGAGTTTTCTGATATCAGCCATTTAGCCATCGGTATTTTAGAAAGCAATACGCAGATTCGCCAGCATTTCCAAGAAAAGTACCATGAGGTCATGGTGGACGAGTATCAGGATAACAACCACACCCAGGAGCGGATGCTGGACCTCTTGTCAAATGGACACAATCGCTTTATGGTGGGAGATATCAAACAGTCCATCTACCGTTTCCGTCAGGCGGATCCTCAGATTTTCCAAGATAAGTTCGAGCTCTACCAGGCCAATCCAGAGGCTGGCAAACTGATCCTGCTCAAGGAAAATTTCCGTAGCCGGGTAGAGGTCATCGATGCGACCAATGCTATTTTCACGCGTCTCATGGACAAGGAAGTGGGGCAAATCAAGTATGATGAGACCCATAGCCTGGTTGCTGGTAGTGAGGAGCAAGGGAAACAAGAACTCATCCTGCCCAATAATGAGATGGAGTATTTGATTTACAATACGGATATATCTGACGAGGAGCAGGAGGAGCAATCCTTAACAGCTGGCGAGGTGGAGCTGGTGGCCAAGGAAATCATTCGCCTGCATAAGCAGGAAGGAGTAGCTTTTTCAAAGATTACGCTACTGGTGCCAAGTCGGACCCGCAACGATGCTATCTTGACCAGTTTTGAAAAGCATGGTATCCCCTTGGTAGCGGATGGTGGTATGGCTTCCTATCTCAAGTCGCTGGAGGTCATGGTCATGCTGGACACCCTGCGGACCATTAACCAGCCACTCAATGATTATGCCCTGGTAGCCCTGCTCAAATCCCCTATGTTCGCTTTTGATGAGGACCAGTTGGCTCGTCTGGCTCTCCAGTCAGAGACTGGATTTTTCTACGACAAGATTCAGCTGGCTCTATCGGGCCAATCGGAGAATGCAGACTTGATTGAGCAGGATTTACTGGAAAAAGTTCAGAAGTTTGATGTCGTCTTGTCAGACTGGAGAAAATTTGCCAAGCTTCATTCCATTCACGACCTGATTTGGAAGATTTTCAATGACCGCTTTTACTATGATTATGTGGGTGCTCTGCCCAATGGTCAGAAGCGGCAGGCCAATCTTTATGCCCTGGGCTTGCGGGCCAATCAGTTTGAAAAGACAGGATTTAAGGGCTTGTCACGCTTCATCAGCATGATTGATAAGGTTCTAGCCAGCGACAATGACCTGGCCGAGGTAGAAGTGGCTGTTCCCAAGGATGCTGTCCAGCTCATGACGGTCCATAAGTCCAAGGGCTTGGAGTTTCAGTATGTCTTTCTCATGAATATGGACAAGAAGTTCAATGCCATGGAAAGTCGGGCGCCTTATATTCTCAGTCGGGAAAATGGCCTGGGCATCCAGTTTATCGCAGATATGAAAGACCAGTTTGATACGCCGCTCCCGCATGTGCGCGTGCAAATGGACACCCTTCCCTATCAGATAAATGGCCAGGAGCTGAAAATTGCCAACCTATCGGAGCAAATGCGCTTGCTCTATGTGGCTATGACCCGTGCGGAGAAAAAGCTCTATCTAGTGGGCAAGGGCAGTCAGGAAAAATTAGCTACTCGCTACGATGGCAAGCGTCAAGATGGCGTTCTTGCAAGGGCCAGCAGAGAGAGCATGACCTCTTTCCAAGACTGGGTGCTAGCCATTGAGGCGGCCTTTCCAGACCAAGACCTGCATTTCAAGAAGCGATTTATCCAAGACACTGATTTGGAATTTACTGATGAGGATAAGTTGGAAATGCCTGACAAGCAGACCAATCCTGGGGGCAAAGACCAGCGACAGTCTAAAGCTATTTCAGATACTATCAAGCAACTAAAAGGTGTCGAAGAACTCAATCAGCGCTACAAGCCAGCTATTGATTTGCCGACCTTGCGGACGCCAAGTCAGATTAAAAAACTCTATGAGCCGGTCTTATCTGATGAGGCCCTGGATGTGATTGAACCGAGACAGACAGAGCATTCCTTTAGCTTACCGAATTTCACTAAACACAAGCAGGTGACAGGTGCTGATATTGGGTCTGCCATCCATGAGCTCATGCAGGCTATTGATTTGTCATGGCTGGTGACAGAGGATACGGTTAAAGAAGCTCTTGCCCGTGTGCAGGCTGATCAGGCTGTCAAGGACAGGATTGATACTCAGAAGATTTTGGACTTTTTTGATACAGATTTGGGACGGGAAATCTTGTCCAATACTGACAAGCTACACCGAGAGGCACCTTTTGCCAGTATCCAAAAAGATGCAACTTCTAAAGAGGAATTTGTCCTGCGTGGAATTATAGACGGCTACATCCTTTATGAGGACCATATCGTTCTGTTTGATTACAAGACCGATAAATACAAGCATCCGGAACAATTACGAGAACGTTACCAGCAACAAATGGCCCTCTACGCTGCCAGCTTGAGACAGGCCTATGCGATTGACCGAGTGGATTCATACTTAATTCTTTTGGGCGGAAATCAGATAGAGGTTTTGTCCCTCTGA